From the unidentified bacterial endosymbiont genome, one window contains:
- the ilvN gene encoding acetolactate synthase small subunit encodes MRRILSVLLENESGALSRVIGLFAQRGYNIESLTVAPTDDPTLSRMTIQTVGDAKVLEQIEKQLHKLVDVLRVSELGQGAYVEREVMLVKIQASGYGREEIKRNTDIFRGQIIDVTPSIYTVQMAGTSDKLDAFLASVRDVAKIVEVARSGIVGLSRGDKIMR; translated from the coding sequence ATGCGCCGGATATTATCGGTATTACTGGAAAATGAGTCAGGTGCGCTGTCTCGCGTCATCGGGCTGTTCGCGCAGCGCGGTTACAACATTGAAAGCCTGACCGTTGCGCCTACTGACGATCCTACGCTGTCACGTATGACGATTCAAACCGTCGGAGATGCCAAAGTGCTGGAGCAGATCGAGAAACAGCTGCATAAGCTGGTCGATGTGCTGCGGGTCAGTGAACTCGGGCAGGGGGCGTACGTTGAACGTGAAGTCATGCTGGTAAAGATTCAGGCCAGCGGTTACGGGCGTGAAGAGATCAAGCGCAATACGGATATCTTCCGTGGGCAGATTATCGACGTTACGCCATCTATCTATACGGTTCAGATGGCCGGAACGAGCGATAAACTGGATGCTTTTCTGGCATCTGTACGGGATGTGGCAAAAATTGTTGAGGTTGCGCGTTCCGGCATTGTTGGCCTGTCGCGCGGCGATAAAATCATGCGTTAG